One genomic window of Deinococcus deserti VCD115 includes the following:
- a CDS encoding LysM peptidoglycan-binding domain-containing protein, whose translation MNVIPAASPIPLRNTLPPPAPVLRRGASNVATYTVQRGDTLSGIAASHGTTVAQLQIINT comes from the coding sequence GTGAACGTCATTCCCGCTGCCAGCCCAATTCCCCTCAGGAACACCCTGCCGCCCCCGGCGCCGGTCCTGCGCCGGGGGGCCTCCAACGTTGCGACCTACACCGTTCAGCGCGGCGACACCTTATCGGGCATCGCCGCTTCGCACGGCACCACTGTCGCGCAGCTTCAGATCATTAACACGTGA